The Bordetella sp. FB-8 genome includes a window with the following:
- the gltX gene encoding glutamate--tRNA ligase, whose amino-acid sequence MTRQTPSVVRTRFAPSPTGFLHLGGARTALFSWAYARHHRGVFVLRIEDTDVERSSQQAVDAIIDSMAWLGMQPDEGPFYQMQRMDRYRAVLAGMLQAGTAYHCYCSPEEVEAMREAARARGDKPRYDGTWRPEPGKVLPPIPEGRKPVIRFKNPQGGATAWNDLIKGPISFDNTELDDLIIARPDGTPTYNFCVVVDDMDMRITHVLRGDDHVNNTPRQINILRALGATLPEYGHVPMILGPDGQKLSKRHGAVNVMEYDKQGYLPEAMVNYLARLGWSHGDDELFTREQLVQWFDADHLSKSASQWDPKKLNWVNAHYIRQMPETELAERVAPRIAARGGNPQAVDLPAALALLKDRAETLEQLADGAMLFCAPYQSASAELAEQHLTPAAREVLAAFAAQAQNTEWTKEGIAALIKTVLAERGLKMPQLAIPLRVAVTGRAQTPAVDAVLALLGKQAVLARLEAI is encoded by the coding sequence ATGACCCGCCAAACGCCTTCCGTCGTCCGCACCCGCTTCGCGCCCTCGCCCACCGGTTTCCTGCACCTGGGCGGCGCGCGCACCGCGCTGTTCTCCTGGGCCTACGCCCGTCACCATCGAGGCGTGTTCGTGCTGCGCATCGAAGACACCGACGTGGAGCGCTCCAGCCAGCAGGCCGTGGACGCCATCATCGACAGCATGGCCTGGCTGGGCATGCAGCCCGACGAAGGTCCCTTCTACCAGATGCAGCGCATGGACCGCTATCGCGCGGTGCTGGCTGGCATGCTGCAGGCCGGCACGGCCTATCACTGCTACTGCTCGCCCGAGGAAGTCGAGGCCATGCGCGAAGCCGCCCGGGCGCGGGGCGACAAGCCGCGCTACGACGGCACCTGGCGCCCCGAGCCCGGCAAAGTGCTCCCGCCCATACCCGAGGGCCGCAAGCCGGTGATCCGCTTCAAGAACCCGCAGGGCGGCGCGACCGCGTGGAACGATCTCATCAAAGGCCCCATCAGCTTTGACAACACCGAGCTGGACGATCTCATCATCGCGCGGCCCGACGGCACGCCCACCTACAACTTCTGCGTGGTGGTCGACGACATGGACATGCGCATCACCCACGTGCTGCGCGGCGACGACCACGTCAACAACACGCCGCGCCAGATCAACATCCTGCGCGCGCTGGGGGCCACGCTGCCCGAATACGGCCATGTGCCCATGATCCTCGGCCCCGACGGGCAGAAACTGTCCAAGCGCCACGGCGCGGTCAACGTCATGGAATACGACAAGCAAGGCTATCTGCCCGAGGCCATGGTCAACTACCTGGCCCGCCTGGGCTGGAGTCACGGCGACGACGAACTCTTCACCCGCGAGCAGCTGGTGCAGTGGTTCGACGCCGACCACCTGTCCAAGTCCGCCTCGCAGTGGGACCCGAAGAAACTGAACTGGGTCAACGCGCACTACATCCGGCAGATGCCCGAGACCGAACTGGCCGAGCGCGTCGCCCCGCGCATCGCCGCCCGCGGCGGCAACCCGCAGGCCGTGGATCTGCCCGCCGCCTTGGCCCTGTTGAAGGATCGCGCCGAAACGCTGGAGCAATTGGCCGACGGCGCCATGCTGTTCTGCGCCCCCTATCAAAGCGCGTCCGCAGAGCTGGCCGAACAGCATCTGACGCCCGCCGCGCGCGAAGTGCTGGCCGCCTTTGCCGCCCAGGCCCAGAACACCGAATGGACCAAGGAAGGCATCGCCGCCCTCATCAAGACCGTACTGGCCGAGCGCGGCCTGAAGATGCCGCAGCTGGCCATCCCCCTGCGCGTGGCCGTCACCGGCCGCGCCCAGACGCCGGCGGTCGATGCCGTGCTTGCGCTGCTGGGCAAGCAGGCCGTCCTCGCGCGCCTGGAGGCCATCTGA
- a CDS encoding GNAT family N-acetyltransferase has product MLRHALAPLFEPQSLVIAADRDLPVLAVLLAERRTRVTVAACAFGQVPALPESCQGLAAGERPDLALVCVAPRVLPETLRRLALLAPRSAIVLPHELPDAQPAETRALCAAWARQHDCALLGPHSFGVQRPHSWLNLSQYPTLALAGRVALVAQSRSIAAAVMDWAEDAHIGFSTVVSLGGEAGVDLSQTLDFLAGDARSDSIVLYLENPGLAREFMSALRAAASVKPVIVLKAGHGDAVFDTALRRAGAVRVRYFMQLFSAMKVLGHVRRPKGGRVALLSNGNGPPQLAMDLIGADGSTRCAGLAPGTRRALQGLLEPGAALDNPVISYAPLTPERIQGMLDGLLADAGVDGVLALLAPDPLTDMHAVAEHLAQIAPKARKPVITCLMGDAAMRPLRRMLDDAGTPAFRTPETAMDAFGVLASYNYNQQLLQQTQPLESPALPPDIAGARAVIADARADGRLELSAAQAQWLLDAFQVPLPVLSGDVARAAAESRPVSVRVTRDSRFGPVVRFGASGPEADLPDWGGSMELPPLNGYLARQMLERSRLWRSVIAPEVEVGVIEALQHALVQVSELICELPDIEMLQIDPLYIGATHLHAGGLRMRITREAAGSPQLSGYLHMAIHPYPTRLVQVRRMDDGMPWVIRPIRPEDGESLQAFIRGLSERSRYMRFVSMMRELTPRMLTRYTQIDYHRELALVACTLVPNPEHRGHPREVIIGFVHYLRNPDGRGAEYALVIGDDWQKRHLGGQLMQALIAEARDQGLEYIEGLILSANRPMLTLMTRLGFVNDADPEDPTMRRVWLDLKRAAAPDAISR; this is encoded by the coding sequence ATGCTGCGACACGCTCTAGCGCCTCTGTTCGAACCGCAATCCCTGGTCATCGCGGCCGACCGTGACCTGCCCGTCCTGGCCGTGCTGCTGGCCGAGCGGCGCACGCGCGTCACGGTCGCGGCATGCGCGTTTGGCCAGGTGCCGGCGTTGCCCGAGTCCTGCCAGGGCCTGGCGGCGGGCGAGCGGCCCGATCTTGCGCTGGTCTGCGTCGCGCCCCGGGTCTTGCCTGAAACCCTGCGGCGCCTGGCCTTGCTGGCCCCGCGCAGCGCCATCGTCCTGCCTCACGAACTGCCCGATGCCCAGCCCGCCGAGACGCGCGCCCTGTGCGCGGCCTGGGCCAGGCAGCATGATTGCGCGCTGCTCGGTCCGCATTCTTTCGGTGTGCAGCGCCCGCACAGCTGGCTCAATCTCAGCCAGTATCCAACGCTGGCGCTGGCCGGGCGCGTGGCGTTGGTGGCGCAGTCGCGCTCAATCGCCGCTGCCGTCATGGATTGGGCCGAGGACGCGCACATCGGCTTTTCCACGGTGGTGTCGCTGGGCGGCGAAGCCGGTGTCGATCTATCGCAGACGCTGGATTTCCTGGCCGGCGATGCGCGCAGCGATAGCATCGTGCTCTACCTGGAAAACCCAGGCCTTGCGCGCGAGTTCATGAGCGCCCTGCGCGCCGCGGCCAGCGTCAAGCCCGTCATCGTACTCAAGGCCGGCCACGGCGACGCCGTGTTCGATACCGCGCTGCGGCGCGCCGGTGCGGTGCGCGTACGCTATTTCATGCAGCTGTTCTCTGCGATGAAGGTGCTGGGCCATGTGCGCCGCCCCAAAGGCGGGCGCGTGGCCCTGCTGTCCAACGGCAACGGCCCGCCGCAATTGGCCATGGACCTGATCGGCGCGGACGGCTCGACCCGCTGCGCCGGACTTGCGCCGGGCACGCGCCGTGCCTTGCAGGGTCTGCTCGAACCCGGCGCAGCCTTGGACAATCCCGTCATCAGTTATGCGCCCCTGACGCCCGAACGCATCCAGGGCATGCTCGACGGCCTGCTGGCCGATGCCGGCGTGGACGGTGTATTGGCCCTGCTGGCGCCGGACCCGCTGACCGACATGCACGCGGTGGCCGAGCATCTGGCGCAAATTGCGCCCAAGGCGCGCAAGCCCGTGATTACCTGCCTGATGGGCGATGCGGCGATGCGGCCGCTACGGCGCATGCTCGACGACGCCGGCACGCCGGCCTTTCGCACGCCCGAGACGGCAATGGATGCCTTCGGCGTGCTGGCCTCCTACAACTACAACCAGCAACTGCTGCAACAGACCCAGCCCCTGGAGTCGCCCGCGCTGCCGCCCGACATCGCCGGCGCGCGCGCCGTGATCGCGGACGCCAGGGCGGACGGCCGGCTGGAGTTGAGCGCGGCTCAGGCGCAGTGGCTGCTCGATGCCTTCCAGGTGCCGCTGCCGGTTCTGTCCGGCGATGTGGCGCGTGCTGCGGCCGAGTCTCGTCCGGTGTCGGTGCGCGTGACGCGCGACAGCCGGTTCGGACCCGTGGTGCGCTTCGGTGCGAGCGGCCCCGAGGCCGATTTGCCGGACTGGGGTGGCAGCATGGAATTGCCGCCGCTCAACGGCTATCTGGCGCGCCAGATGCTCGAGCGCAGCCGCCTGTGGCGCAGCGTGATCGCCCCCGAAGTGGAAGTCGGCGTCATCGAGGCGCTGCAGCATGCGCTGGTGCAGGTGTCCGAGCTGATCTGCGAGCTGCCCGACATTGAGATGCTGCAGATCGATCCGCTCTATATCGGCGCGACGCATTTGCACGCAGGCGGCTTGCGCATGCGGATTACGCGCGAGGCGGCCGGCTCGCCGCAGCTGAGCGGCTATCTGCACATGGCCATCCATCCGTATCCCACGCGCCTGGTTCAGGTGCGGCGCATGGACGACGGCATGCCCTGGGTCATCCGGCCCATACGCCCGGAGGATGGCGAATCGCTGCAGGCCTTTATCCGGGGGCTGTCGGAGCGCTCGCGCTATATGCGCTTTGTGTCCATGATGCGCGAACTGACGCCGCGCATGCTGACGCGCTACACGCAGATCGACTACCACCGCGAACTGGCGCTGGTGGCGTGCACGCTGGTGCCCAATCCGGAGCATCGCGGCCACCCGCGCGAGGTCATCATCGGGTTCGTGCACTACCTGCGCAATCCCGACGGCCGCGGTGCGGAGTATGCGCTGGTGATCGGCGACGATTGGCAAAAGCGGCATCTGGGCGGTCAATTGATGCAGGCCTTGATCGCCGAGGCCCGGGATCAGGGGCTGGAATACATCGAAGGCCTGATCCTGTCGGCGAACCGGCCCATGTTGACGCTCATGACGCGTCTGGGCTTTGTCAACGACGCCGACCCGGAAGACCCGACGATGCGCCGGGTTTGGCTGGACTTGAAGCGGGCCGCCGCGCCGGACGCTATCAGCCGATGA
- a CDS encoding alpha/beta hydrolase encodes MTASLLDCLEIETAPNSTHAVIWLHGLGADANDFAPIAPEVAQGLKKATRFVFPNAPVQPVTINGGMAMRSWYDILVMDLVRREDAQGIRASEQAIRALISRENTRGIPTSNIVLAGFSQGCAMTLHTGLRLPEKLAGMMGLSGYLPLIDLAQAERHPANASTPIFLAHGIFDPVVVLPRAEASRDTLQALGYDVRWHTYPMPHAVCPQEIDDIRGFLQAVIG; translated from the coding sequence ATGACCGCCTCCCTTCTAGACTGTCTGGAAATCGAAACCGCGCCGAACTCCACACACGCCGTCATCTGGCTGCACGGCCTGGGTGCCGACGCCAACGACTTCGCCCCCATCGCCCCTGAAGTCGCCCAAGGTTTGAAAAAGGCCACCCGCTTCGTCTTCCCCAACGCCCCCGTGCAGCCCGTGACCATCAATGGCGGCATGGCCATGCGATCCTGGTACGACATCCTGGTCATGGACCTGGTGCGCCGCGAAGATGCCCAGGGCATCCGCGCCAGCGAGCAGGCCATACGTGCCCTGATTTCCCGCGAAAACACGCGCGGCATCCCCACCTCGAACATCGTGCTCGCCGGCTTCTCGCAGGGCTGCGCCATGACCCTGCACACGGGCCTGCGTCTGCCGGAAAAACTGGCCGGCATGATGGGCCTGTCGGGCTACCTGCCGCTCATCGATCTGGCCCAGGCAGAACGCCATCCGGCCAACGCCAGCACGCCGATCTTCCTGGCCCATGGCATCTTCGATCCGGTCGTGGTCCTACCCCGCGCCGAAGCCTCGCGCGACACGCTGCAGGCGCTGGGATACGACGTGCGCTGGCATACCTACCCCATGCCGCACGCGGTCTGCCCGCAGGAAATCGACGATATCCGCGGCTTCCTGCAAGCGGTCATCGGCTGA